The Agromyces marinus genome window below encodes:
- a CDS encoding SDR family oxidoreductase, with amino-acid sequence MRVLVTGATGYIGGRLVPRLVEAGHEVRAIVRRPERLRTVPWARDVEVVGGDLTDAAAVDAAMRGIDTVYYLVHSMGGRGDFEDVELEIAGNVAESARRSGVGRIVYLGGLHPGEGELSRHLRSRVRVGEVLMSSGVPTIVLQAGVIIGSGSTSFEMIRHLTEVLPYMPAPRWVRNFIQPIAVRDVLHYLVAAARVPERVNRTFDIGGPDVLRYGQLMNGYAVEAGLRQRPIAALPVLTPWLAGQWVNLVTPIPRRLAVPIIESLQFDCVARDHDIDRVIPPPAGGLTPYRRAVRLALERERAGEVETSWQNTEVVGAPSDPLPSDPEWAGYRVYTDVRERECSAPAASLWSVIEGVGGTNGWYSFPLAWAIRGWIDKLAGGVGLRRGRRDPARLRAGDAVDFWRVERVAPPGDRPGFLRLRAEMRVPGRAWLEMSAEPAGQGSRYRQRAVFFPRGLAGRLYWWAVFPFHGIVFAGMANRITSEAEAGPSSTGAEVTNR; translated from the coding sequence ATGCGAGTTCTCGTGACCGGGGCGACCGGGTACATCGGGGGGCGGCTCGTGCCGCGGCTCGTCGAGGCGGGGCACGAGGTGCGCGCGATCGTGCGCCGGCCGGAGCGCCTGCGGACGGTTCCGTGGGCGCGCGACGTCGAGGTCGTCGGGGGCGACCTGACGGATGCCGCGGCAGTGGACGCGGCCATGCGCGGGATCGACACGGTGTACTACCTGGTGCACTCCATGGGCGGGCGCGGGGACTTCGAGGACGTCGAGCTCGAGATCGCGGGCAACGTCGCCGAGAGCGCGCGGCGCAGCGGCGTGGGGCGCATCGTGTACCTCGGCGGCCTGCATCCGGGCGAGGGCGAGTTGTCCAGGCACCTGCGGTCGCGGGTGCGGGTCGGCGAGGTGCTCATGTCGTCGGGGGTTCCGACGATCGTGCTGCAGGCGGGGGTGATCATCGGGTCGGGGTCGACCTCGTTCGAGATGATCCGGCACCTGACCGAGGTGCTGCCGTACATGCCCGCGCCGCGATGGGTGCGCAACTTCATCCAGCCGATCGCCGTCCGGGACGTGCTGCACTACCTGGTCGCGGCCGCGCGGGTGCCCGAGCGCGTGAACCGCACGTTCGACATCGGCGGGCCGGACGTGCTGCGCTACGGGCAGCTCATGAACGGCTACGCGGTCGAGGCGGGCCTTCGGCAGCGTCCGATCGCCGCGCTCCCCGTGCTCACGCCGTGGCTCGCCGGGCAGTGGGTCAACCTCGTCACCCCGATCCCGCGGCGGCTCGCGGTGCCGATCATCGAGTCGCTGCAGTTCGACTGCGTCGCGCGCGACCACGACATCGACCGGGTGATCCCGCCGCCTGCGGGCGGCCTCACGCCGTACCGCCGTGCCGTGCGGCTCGCGCTGGAGCGCGAACGGGCGGGCGAGGTCGAGACCAGTTGGCAGAACACCGAGGTCGTCGGGGCTCCCAGCGATCCGCTTCCGAGCGACCCGGAGTGGGCCGGGTACCGCGTGTACACGGATGTGCGCGAGCGCGAGTGCTCGGCGCCCGCCGCGTCGCTCTGGAGCGTGATCGAGGGCGTCGGCGGCACCAACGGCTGGTACTCGTTCCCCCTCGCCTGGGCGATCCGCGGGTGGATCGACAAGCTGGCGGGCGGCGTCGGCCTGCGGCGGGGCAGGCGCGACCCGGCGCGGCTGCGGGCCGGGGACGCGGTGGACTTCTGGCGGGTCGAGCGGGTCGCGCCGCCCGGGGATCGGCCGGGCTTCCTCCGGCTGCGGGCCGAGATGCGCGTTCCAGGGCGTGCCTGGCTCGAGATGTCCGCCGAACCGGCGGGGCAGGGCTCGCGCTACCGGCAGCGGGCGGTCTTCTTCCCGCGCGGGCTCGCCGGCCGGCTGTACTGGTGGGCGGTGTTCCCCTTCCACGGGATCGTCTTCGCCGGGATGGCCAACCGGATCACGTCGGAGGCCGAGGCGGGCCCGTCCTCGACGGGCGCGGAAGTAACGAATCGGTAA
- a CDS encoding bifunctional riboflavin kinase/FAD synthetase yields the protein MRTFPGIEAVTAHFGPSAVTIGKFDGVHQGHRAVIGELRRIADARGLESVAITFDRHPAAFHAPGQAPPELVSTRQKLELLATTGLDATVLLHYDGGLAGHTAEAFVRRYLVDALDARVLLVGHDFRYGAGNEGDVEMLRRQGEEHGFEVVVVDDVVPEGGRRVSSTWIRELLDAGDVAHAAELLGHQPTVRGIVVHGFKRGRELGYPTANLSPESEGLIPADGVYAGWLVDGGVRYPAAISVGDNPTFEGVRKKQVEAYVLDRDLDLYDHVVDVEFVERIRGMERFDGVEALVARMAVDVERVRELVS from the coding sequence GTGAGGACCTTCCCGGGGATCGAGGCGGTCACCGCGCACTTCGGTCCGTCCGCCGTGACGATCGGCAAGTTCGACGGGGTGCACCAGGGCCACCGTGCGGTCATCGGCGAGCTGCGGCGCATCGCCGACGCGCGGGGCCTCGAGTCGGTCGCGATCACGTTCGACCGGCACCCGGCGGCGTTCCACGCGCCCGGGCAGGCGCCGCCCGAGCTCGTCAGCACCCGGCAGAAGCTCGAACTGCTGGCCACGACGGGCCTGGATGCCACGGTGCTCCTGCACTACGACGGCGGGTTGGCCGGCCACACGGCCGAGGCGTTCGTCCGCAGGTACCTCGTCGACGCGCTCGACGCGCGGGTGCTCCTGGTCGGGCACGACTTCCGGTACGGGGCCGGCAACGAGGGCGATGTCGAGATGCTCCGCCGTCAGGGCGAGGAGCACGGGTTCGAGGTCGTCGTGGTCGACGACGTCGTGCCCGAGGGCGGGCGCCGGGTGTCCTCGACGTGGATCCGGGAACTGCTCGACGCCGGGGACGTCGCGCACGCGGCCGAACTGCTCGGGCACCAGCCGACGGTGCGCGGCATCGTCGTGCACGGCTTCAAGCGCGGGCGTGAACTCGGGTACCCGACGGCGAACCTGTCGCCGGAGTCGGAGGGCCTCATCCCGGCCGACGGCGTCTACGCGGGGTGGCTCGTCGACGGCGGGGTGCGTTACCCGGCTGCCATCTCGGTCGGTGACAACCCCACCTTCGAGGGCGTGCGCAAGAAGCAGGTCGAGGCGTACGTCCTCGACCGGGACCTCGACCTCTACGATCACGTGGTCGATGTCGAATTCGTCGAGCGCATCCGCGGCATGGAGCGCTTCGACGGCGTCGAGGCGCTCGTCGCGCGCATGGCCGTCGACGTGGAGCGCGTGCGCGAACTCGTGTCGTGA
- a CDS encoding metal-sensitive transcriptional regulator — protein MIEDIKKRALHRTKIIEGQLRGIEKMIENEDYCVDIVTLSLAVQKSLGSLNKLLVENHLRTHVSHMYEAGGDEREAAVAELVRIFELSNNRG, from the coding sequence GTGATCGAGGACATCAAGAAGCGCGCGCTCCACCGCACGAAGATCATCGAGGGTCAGTTGCGCGGCATCGAGAAGATGATCGAGAACGAGGACTACTGCGTCGACATCGTCACGCTCTCCCTGGCGGTGCAGAAGTCGCTCGGCTCGCTGAACAAGCTCCTCGTCGAGAACCACCTGCGCACCCACGTGTCGCACATGTACGAGGCGGGCGGCGACGAGCGCGAGGCGGCCGTCGCCGAGCTCGTGCGCATCTTCGAGCTCTCCAACAACCGGGGCTGA
- a CDS encoding glycerophosphodiester phosphodiesterase, protein MRSPRDAVDPATASRPRRSHRPPRPLVRIPLAMTGLVAAASLLWSVSTPADVYAIDVFGALREPGQAAAIIGHRGDRAQAPENTMPSLESAMDELEYVETDVRLTRDGVPVLFHDTDLERVTGRTGRVEDLDHDQVARLDAGAWYAEEWAGEPIPTLEEFLAALGERDAARALVELKADWTASEVRIVLDLIERHGLRGRIILQSFSIETLQSIQRVAPTTPRIMLIRELPADPVPLADELGVIGFGTTAASVTDAPGAVDAAHAAGLAVLCYTLNTQDRWQEVSALGVDGIITDQPSDLDAWIASTAPGT, encoded by the coding sequence GTGCGTTCCCCCCGAGACGCGGTCGACCCGGCGACCGCATCCCGCCCCCGGCGTTCCCACCGCCCGCCACGTCCGCTCGTCCGGATCCCGCTCGCCATGACCGGCCTGGTCGCAGCAGCCTCGCTGCTGTGGAGCGTCTCGACGCCCGCCGACGTCTACGCCATCGACGTGTTCGGGGCGTTGCGCGAACCCGGCCAGGCCGCCGCGATCATCGGGCATCGCGGCGATCGCGCCCAGGCGCCCGAGAACACGATGCCCTCGCTCGAATCGGCGATGGACGAACTCGAGTACGTCGAGACCGACGTGCGGCTCACCCGCGACGGGGTTCCGGTGCTCTTCCACGACACCGATCTCGAACGCGTCACGGGCCGCACCGGTCGCGTCGAGGACCTCGACCACGACCAGGTCGCCCGCCTCGACGCCGGCGCCTGGTACGCGGAGGAGTGGGCGGGCGAGCCCATCCCGACGCTCGAGGAGTTCCTGGCGGCGCTCGGCGAGCGCGACGCCGCGCGCGCGCTCGTCGAGCTCAAGGCGGACTGGACGGCGTCCGAGGTGCGCATCGTGCTCGACCTCATCGAGCGCCACGGCCTGCGCGGGCGCATCATCCTGCAGAGCTTCAGCATCGAGACCCTGCAGTCCATCCAGCGCGTCGCGCCGACGACGCCGCGCATCATGCTCATCCGCGAGCTCCCGGCAGACCCCGTGCCGTTGGCCGACGAACTCGGGGTCATCGGATTCGGCACGACCGCGGCATCCGTCACCGACGCCCCCGGCGCCGTCGACGCCGCGCACGCGGCCGGACTGGCCGTGCTCTGCTACACGCTGAACACGCAGGACCGCTGGCAGGAGGTCAGCGCGCTCGGCGTCGACGGCATCATCACCGACCAGCCGAGCGACCTCGACGCGTGGATCGCGTCGACCGCGCCGGGCACCTGA
- the deoC gene encoding deoxyribose-phosphate aldolase — translation MSGTSLVTARERAVAVLGGQPDDATLRRYLHGIAGVDAVGLEQRAAGLATRSIKTSSKTWALDRIISLIDLTTLEGADTPGKVRSLVAKAMTPDPTDATTPRVAAVCVYGDMVPFAVDALGSAHGDPDDGLVSVAAVATAFPSGRSSLEIKLADTAEAVAAGADEIDMVIDRGAFLAGRYGQVFDQIAAVKEACRRPDGTSASLKVILETGELVTYDNVRRASWLSILAGGDFIKTSTGKVQPAATLPVTLLMLEVVRDWHLLTGQRIGVKPAGGIRASKDAIRYLVTVAETVGEEWLVPHLFRFGASSLLNDVLLQRRKMASGHYSGPDYVTID, via the coding sequence ATGTCCGGCACCTCACTCGTCACCGCGCGCGAGCGCGCTGTGGCCGTCCTCGGCGGCCAGCCCGACGACGCGACGCTCCGCAGGTACCTGCACGGCATCGCGGGCGTCGACGCCGTCGGCCTCGAACAGCGCGCGGCGGGCCTCGCCACGCGCTCGATCAAGACCTCGTCCAAGACCTGGGCGCTCGATCGCATCATCTCGCTCATCGACCTCACCACGCTCGAGGGCGCCGACACCCCGGGCAAGGTGCGCTCGCTCGTCGCGAAGGCCATGACCCCCGACCCGACGGATGCCACGACCCCGCGCGTCGCGGCCGTCTGCGTCTACGGTGACATGGTCCCGTTCGCGGTCGACGCGCTCGGCTCCGCGCACGGCGACCCCGACGACGGGCTCGTCTCGGTCGCGGCCGTCGCGACCGCGTTCCCGTCGGGCCGGTCCTCGCTCGAGATCAAGCTCGCCGACACCGCCGAGGCCGTCGCGGCCGGCGCCGACGAGATCGACATGGTCATCGACCGTGGAGCGTTCCTCGCGGGCCGCTACGGGCAGGTGTTCGACCAGATCGCCGCGGTCAAGGAGGCCTGCCGTCGCCCCGACGGCACGAGCGCGTCGCTCAAGGTCATCCTCGAGACCGGCGAGCTCGTCACCTACGACAACGTCCGTCGCGCCTCGTGGCTGTCCATCCTCGCGGGCGGCGACTTCATCAAGACCTCGACCGGCAAGGTCCAGCCCGCAGCGACCCTGCCCGTGACGCTGCTCATGCTCGAGGTCGTGCGCGACTGGCACCTGCTGACGGGCCAGCGCATCGGCGTGAAGCCCGCGGGCGGCATCCGCGCCTCGAAGGACGCGATCAGGTACCTCGTGACCGTCGCCGAGACCGTCGGCGAGGAGTGGCTCGTGCCCCACCTCTTCCGGTTCGGGGCGTCCAGCCTGCTGAACGACGTGCTCCTGCAGCGCCGGAAGATGGCCAGCGGCCACTACTCCGGACCCGACTACGTGACGATCGACTGA
- a CDS encoding TetR/AcrR family transcriptional regulator gives MNPNPVRLSADQRREQILAAATRVFGELGYAGATTDRVARAAGISQPYVVRLFGTKEQLFLETLRHTLARVLSVFREALAAEDVGGPATGPGPGPGPGPGPGPGPGYETEARLGAAYLALVEDRGTLLTLLHGFLMGSDPVIGPVARDGLLQVFRLLRDEAGFAPEQIRRFLADGALMNTLLASGIGLAVERDPDAADLIACTFGPHVGAVLGRASA, from the coding sequence ATGAACCCGAATCCCGTCCGGCTCTCGGCCGACCAGCGGCGCGAGCAGATCCTCGCGGCCGCGACCCGCGTCTTCGGCGAACTCGGCTACGCCGGCGCGACGACCGACCGGGTCGCGCGCGCCGCCGGGATCAGCCAGCCCTACGTCGTCCGGCTGTTCGGCACGAAGGAGCAACTGTTCCTGGAGACACTGCGGCACACGCTCGCGAGAGTCCTCTCGGTGTTCCGCGAGGCGCTCGCGGCGGAAGACGTGGGAGGCCCTGCGACCGGCCCCGGCCCCGGTCCCGGCCCCGGCCCCGGCCCCGGCCCGGGCCCCGGGTACGAGACGGAGGCGCGACTCGGCGCGGCCTACCTGGCGCTCGTCGAGGACCGCGGGACCCTGCTCACGCTCCTGCACGGCTTCCTGATGGGCTCCGACCCGGTGATCGGCCCCGTCGCCCGCGACGGCCTGCTCCAGGTGTTCCGCCTGCTGCGTGACGAGGCGGGCTTCGCCCCCGAGCAGATCCGCCGCTTCCTCGCCGACGGCGCGCTCATGAACACGCTCCTGGCCTCGGGCATCGGGCTCGCGGTCGAGCGCGATCCGGACGCGGCGGACCTCATCGCGTGCACGTTCGGCCCCCATGTCGGCGCGGTGCTCGGGCGCGCCTCCGCATGA
- a CDS encoding aldehyde dehydrogenase family protein, whose translation MSRLAVPKTYKLFIGGAFPRSESGRTYEVTRADGAFLANAAKASRKDARDAVVAARGGVAGWAGATAYNRGQVLYRIAELLEGRRAQFVAEIEDAEGVTRAEAGAQVDEAIDRWVWYAGWADKFAQVAGGANPVAGPYFNISVPEPTGVVAVIAPQDSSLVGLVSAIAPALVAGNSVVVVASERFPLSAISLAEVLATSDVPKGVVNVLTGSPAEIAPWLASHADVNAIDLVGAGDLDWIDLEIAAAETLKRVLRPEQGADAAAPALDRISAFTETKTVWHTKSLR comes from the coding sequence GTGAGCCGCCTCGCCGTACCCAAGACGTACAAGCTGTTCATCGGCGGCGCGTTCCCGCGCAGCGAGTCCGGTCGCACCTACGAGGTGACCCGGGCCGACGGGGCGTTCCTCGCCAACGCCGCGAAGGCGTCGCGCAAGGACGCGCGCGACGCGGTCGTCGCCGCTCGCGGCGGCGTCGCCGGGTGGGCCGGAGCGACCGCGTACAACCGCGGCCAGGTGCTCTACCGCATCGCCGAGCTGCTCGAGGGGCGGCGGGCGCAGTTCGTCGCCGAGATCGAGGATGCCGAGGGCGTCACGCGCGCCGAGGCCGGCGCCCAGGTCGACGAGGCGATCGACCGCTGGGTCTGGTACGCGGGCTGGGCCGACAAGTTCGCGCAGGTCGCGGGAGGCGCCAACCCGGTCGCGGGCCCGTACTTCAACATCTCGGTGCCCGAGCCGACCGGGGTGGTCGCGGTCATCGCTCCGCAGGACTCCTCGCTCGTCGGACTCGTCTCGGCGATCGCGCCGGCGCTCGTCGCCGGCAACTCGGTGGTCGTGGTCGCGAGTGAGCGGTTCCCGCTCTCGGCGATCAGCCTGGCCGAGGTCCTCGCGACGAGCGACGTGCCCAAGGGCGTCGTCAACGTCCTCACCGGATCGCCAGCCGAGATCGCACCGTGGCTCGCGAGCCACGCCGACGTCAACGCGATCGACCTGGTGGGCGCCGGCGACCTCGACTGGATCGACCTCGAGATCGCGGCCGCCGAGACCCTCAAGCGCGTGCTCCGGCCCGAGCAGGGCGCGGATGCCGCGGCTCCGGCGCTCGACCGGATCTCGGCGTTCACCGAGACCAAGACGGTCTGGCACACGAAGAGCCTGCGGTAG
- a CDS encoding O-acetyl-ADP-ribose deacetylase, giving the protein MPRIELVTGDLTLERVDAIVNAANPSLLGGGGVDGAIHRAGGPEVLAACRRIRETMLPDGLATGDAVATTAGRLPARWVVHAVGPVWPGPGPEAAARRVRLADAYRNALRVAHGLGAASVALPAVSAGVYGWPADDAAEVAIGSVAGATASPPLVRFVLFSERMHETFSEAASRLGVEVVELDAR; this is encoded by the coding sequence ATGCCGCGGATCGAGCTGGTCACGGGCGACCTCACGCTCGAGCGGGTCGATGCGATCGTGAACGCGGCGAACCCGTCGCTGCTCGGCGGCGGCGGCGTGGACGGCGCCATCCACCGGGCGGGCGGACCGGAGGTCCTGGCCGCGTGCCGCCGGATCAGGGAGACCATGCTGCCGGACGGCCTGGCGACCGGGGATGCGGTCGCGACGACCGCCGGCCGGTTGCCCGCACGGTGGGTCGTGCACGCCGTCGGGCCGGTGTGGCCCGGCCCGGGCCCCGAAGCGGCCGCACGTCGCGTCCGGCTCGCCGACGCCTACCGGAACGCGCTGCGCGTCGCGCACGGGCTCGGCGCGGCATCCGTCGCCCTGCCCGCGGTTTCGGCCGGCGTGTACGGCTGGCCGGCCGACGACGCGGCGGAGGTCGCGATCGGGAGCGTCGCCGGCGCGACCGCATCGCCCCCGCTCGTGCGCTTCGTGCTGTTCTCCGAGCGCATGCACGAGACCTTCTCCGAGGCCGCGTCGCGCCTGGGCGTCGAGGTCGTCGAACTCGACGCCCGCTGA
- a CDS encoding sugar-binding transcriptional regulator encodes MDETDELLSIRAAELYYEENKTQDEIGQALRLTRWKVGRLLAQAKQRGFIRIEILHPRARRLPIERRLREERGLDDAIVVSAAGVASAEELQARTAQAAADYLTALRPVPRTLGVSWGRTLFEISQHLRTGWATGANVVQINGGVSLNRRAGTAAATAVAIAQKGGGSATLLPSPAILEHLATKEAIEADRVVAGVIDLARSADAFLFSAGPADHTSIHIESGYLTESDVDLLVQKGAVGDVVGRYIDSDGNIVDAALDARTVGLTLDDLRGTRLRIAVIAGRSKHPVADAVVRSGLCSVLVTDEATALDLLDG; translated from the coding sequence ATGGACGAGACCGACGAACTCCTCTCGATCCGAGCTGCCGAGCTCTACTACGAGGAGAACAAGACCCAGGACGAGATCGGCCAGGCCCTGCGGCTCACCCGCTGGAAGGTCGGGCGGCTGCTCGCGCAGGCCAAGCAACGCGGCTTCATCCGCATCGAGATCCTGCATCCGCGCGCCCGGCGGCTGCCCATCGAGCGCCGCCTCCGCGAGGAACGCGGGCTCGACGACGCGATCGTCGTGTCCGCCGCGGGCGTGGCATCCGCTGAGGAGCTGCAGGCCCGCACCGCCCAGGCCGCGGCCGACTACCTGACCGCCCTGCGGCCCGTGCCGCGCACGCTCGGAGTGAGCTGGGGCCGAACGCTCTTCGAGATCTCCCAGCACCTGCGCACCGGGTGGGCGACCGGCGCCAACGTCGTCCAGATCAACGGCGGCGTGAGCCTGAACCGCCGCGCGGGCACGGCGGCCGCCACGGCCGTCGCCATCGCCCAGAAGGGCGGCGGGAGCGCCACGCTCCTGCCCAGCCCCGCCATCCTCGAGCACCTCGCGACGAAGGAGGCCATCGAGGCCGACCGCGTCGTCGCCGGGGTCATCGACCTGGCCCGTTCGGCCGACGCCTTCCTGTTCAGCGCCGGACCGGCCGACCACACGTCCATCCACATCGAGAGCGGCTACCTCACCGAATCCGACGTCGACCTCCTGGTGCAGAAGGGCGCCGTCGGCGACGTCGTCGGCCGCTACATCGACTCCGACGGCAACATCGTCGACGCCGCGCTCGACGCGCGCACGGTCGGCCTCACGCTCGACGACCTGCGCGGCACCCGCCTGCGCATCGCCGTGATCGCCGGCCGCAGCAAGCACCCCGTCGCCGACGCCGTCGTGCGCTCCGGGCTGTGCTCCGTCCTCGTCACCGACGAGGCCACGGCCCTCGACCTCCTCGACGGCTGA
- a CDS encoding aldehyde dehydrogenase family protein, whose amino-acid sequence MSFLEYAPAPESRAILSLRDQYGLFIDGEFVDGRGTPFQTISPASEERIAMIANANGADVDDAVAAARRAHDRVWSKMSGRDRGKYLFRIARLVQERARELAVAESLDNGKPIKESRDVDVPLVAAWFFYYAGWADKLDHAGLGANPRALGVAAQVIPWNFPLLMLAWKIAPALAAGNTVVLKPAETTPLTALIFAEIVQQADLPPGVVNIVTGAGDTGAALVAHEGVDKVAFTGSTAVGRAIAKQVAGTDKKVTLELGGKAANIVFDDAPIDQAIEGIVNGIFFNQGHVCCAGSRLLVQESIHDEVVERLKNRLSTLRLGDPLDKNTDIGAINSREQLERIRALSDAGVDEGADRWSAPCEIPENGFWYAPTIFTNVQTSNRIAREEIFGPVLSVLTFRTPQEAIAKANNTPYGLSAGIWTDKGSRILAVADQLRAGVIWANTFNRFDPSSPFGGYKESGYGREGGRHGLGAYLAPASVTSSRRGTPRAVAAAAEASDTKPAARRRTARSAKSTKTTKTTKGAAK is encoded by the coding sequence ATGAGCTTCCTCGAATACGCACCCGCCCCCGAGTCGCGGGCGATCCTCTCCCTCCGCGACCAGTACGGCCTCTTCATCGACGGCGAGTTCGTCGACGGACGGGGCACGCCCTTCCAGACCATCTCGCCCGCGAGCGAGGAGCGCATCGCGATGATCGCGAACGCGAACGGCGCCGACGTCGACGACGCCGTCGCCGCGGCCCGGCGCGCCCACGACCGCGTCTGGTCGAAGATGTCGGGCCGCGACCGGGGCAAGTACCTGTTCCGCATCGCCCGGCTCGTGCAGGAACGCGCGCGCGAACTCGCCGTCGCCGAGTCGCTCGACAACGGCAAGCCCATCAAGGAGTCCCGCGACGTCGACGTGCCGCTCGTGGCCGCCTGGTTCTTCTACTACGCGGGCTGGGCCGACAAGCTCGACCACGCGGGCCTCGGTGCGAACCCGCGGGCGTTGGGCGTCGCCGCGCAGGTGATCCCGTGGAACTTCCCGCTGCTCATGCTCGCGTGGAAGATCGCGCCGGCGCTCGCGGCGGGCAACACGGTCGTCCTCAAGCCCGCCGAGACCACGCCGCTGACCGCGCTGATCTTCGCCGAGATCGTGCAGCAGGCCGACCTGCCGCCCGGCGTCGTGAACATCGTGACCGGCGCGGGCGACACGGGCGCCGCGCTCGTCGCCCACGAGGGCGTCGACAAGGTGGCCTTCACCGGGTCGACGGCCGTCGGCCGCGCGATCGCGAAGCAGGTCGCGGGCACCGACAAGAAGGTCACGCTCGAGCTCGGCGGCAAGGCCGCGAACATCGTGTTCGACGACGCGCCCATCGACCAGGCCATCGAGGGCATCGTCAACGGCATCTTCTTCAACCAGGGGCACGTGTGCTGCGCGGGCAGCCGACTGCTCGTGCAGGAGTCGATCCACGACGAGGTCGTCGAGCGGCTCAAGAACCGGCTGTCGACGCTTCGCCTCGGCGACCCGCTCGACAAGAACACCGACATCGGGGCGATCAACTCGCGCGAGCAGCTCGAGCGCATCCGCGCGCTCTCCGACGCGGGCGTCGACGAGGGGGCCGATCGGTGGAGCGCTCCGTGCGAGATCCCCGAGAACGGGTTCTGGTACGCGCCGACGATCTTCACCAACGTGCAGACCTCGAACCGCATCGCGCGCGAGGAGATCTTCGGGCCGGTGCTCTCGGTGCTGACCTTCCGCACGCCGCAGGAGGCGATCGCGAAGGCGAACAACACGCCCTACGGCCTCTCGGCAGGCATCTGGACCGACAAGGGCAGCCGCATCCTCGCGGTCGCCGACCAGCTGCGCGCGGGCGTCATCTGGGCGAACACGTTCAACCGGTTCGACCCCTCGAGCCCGTTCGGCGGGTACAAGGAGTCCGGCTACGGTCGCGAGGGCGGCAGGCACGGGCTCGGGGCGTACCTCGCTCCGGCATCCGTCACCTCGAGTCGTCGCGGCACGCCCCGCGCCGTGGCGGCCGCGGCCGAGGCATCCGACACGAAGCCCGCGGCGCGTCGCCGCACCGCGCGAAGCGCGAAGTCCACGAAGACCACCAAGACCACGAAGGGAGCCGCGAAGTGA